The Brachyspira aalborgi genome has a segment encoding these proteins:
- a CDS encoding sugar ABC transporter ATP-binding protein encodes MNKEAIVSLKNIGKSFGSTRALESISFDFSKGDITAIVGANGAGKSTLIKIICGYHTKYDGEIFIEGELVKFSSPIDAYNKGIQTVHQIINQGIIQNMTVAENLVLKDLLTNRKNFLIKKKNYIEEAEKIADLMGIEHSILNKEVSYTSQSERQLIIIARALKSNPKLLILDEPTAAISEKETEILFEKLKGLKEKNVTILYVSHRLHEIERIADKLIVIRDGKISDIMEKPIKVGEIVTAMIGSVPKTIKAKSKENINKEPLIETKDLVFIKNGYPLNLKLYKGEITAIAGLIGAGKSEFGETLFSIRKPISGEIFINGKKSEYKKIKDAVDNGIHLIPEDRSNNAIFPNFDISENITIPFLKIFSPKLIMKRKLEDKASINIAKKLSLKYSSIKDSMDSLSGGNQQKVIVARWIFQNYNLIILDEPFQGVDIASRFDIGKYLRENIEDKTALILVADLDEAIEVADRIIIFNSGKMVFEQYGDNIDRDKLLHYISCDIKEL; translated from the coding sequence ATGAATAAAGAAGCCATAGTAAGTTTAAAAAATATAGGAAAATCTTTCGGTTCTACAAGAGCTTTAGAATCAATATCTTTTGATTTTAGCAAAGGCGATATTACGGCTATTGTCGGAGCAAACGGAGCGGGAAAATCTACTTTAATAAAAATAATATGCGGTTATCATACAAAATATGACGGAGAGATATTTATAGAAGGCGAGTTAGTAAAATTTTCAAGCCCGATTGACGCTTATAATAAGGGAATACAAACCGTTCATCAAATTATAAATCAAGGAATTATACAAAATATGACGGTTGCGGAAAATTTGGTATTGAAAGATTTGCTAACTAACAGAAAAAATTTTTTAATAAAGAAAAAGAATTATATTGAAGAAGCCGAAAAAATAGCCGATTTAATGGGAATAGAACATAGCATACTTAATAAAGAAGTTTCTTACACAAGCCAAAGCGAAAGACAACTTATAATAATAGCGAGAGCTTTAAAATCGAATCCTAAACTTCTTATATTAGACGAACCTACCGCCGCAATATCCGAAAAAGAAACCGAAATATTATTTGAAAAATTAAAAGGTTTAAAAGAAAAGAATGTTACTATTTTGTATGTTTCGCATAGACTTCATGAAATAGAAAGAATAGCGGACAAATTAATCGTAATAAGAGACGGAAAAATTTCGGATATAATGGAAAAGCCTATAAAAGTAGGAGAGATAGTAACGGCAATGATAGGCTCTGTTCCTAAAACGATTAAAGCAAAATCTAAAGAGAATATAAATAAAGAACCTTTAATAGAAACAAAAGATTTAGTTTTTATAAAGAACGGTTATCCTCTTAATTTAAAATTATACAAAGGAGAAATTACCGCAATAGCGGGATTAATCGGAGCGGGCAAAAGCGAATTTGGAGAGACATTATTTTCTATTAGAAAACCTATAAGCGGAGAAATATTTATTAACGGCAAAAAATCGGAATATAAAAAAATTAAAGACGCCGTAGATAACGGAATACATTTAATACCCGAAGATAGAAGCAATAATGCAATATTTCCAAATTTCGACATATCGGAAAATATAACGATTCCTTTTCTTAAAATATTCAGTCCTAAACTTATAATGAAAAGAAAATTGGAAGATAAAGCGTCTATAAATATAGCTAAAAAATTATCTTTAAAATACTCTTCAATAAAAGATTCAATGGATAGTTTATCGGGAGGAAATCAGCAGAAAGTTATTGTTGCAAGATGGATTTTTCAAAATTATAATTTAATAATATTAGACGAACCTTTTCAAGGAGTAGATATAGCTTCGAGATTTGATATAGGAAAATATTTAAGAGAGAATATTGAAGATAAAACGGCTTTAATTTTAGTAGCCGATTTGGACGAGGCTATAGAAGTCGCCGACAGAATAATAATTTTTAATTCGGGGAAAATGGTTTTCGAGCAGTATGGAGACAATATAGACAGAGATAAATTATTGCATTATATAAGTTGTGATATAAAAGAATTGTAA
- a CDS encoding ABC transporter permease — translation MNKKTLTHFSIRYGFLIIMVLLFIFFSITRPVFLTPSNLLSILLGLTIYAILALGETFPLIVNGMDLSIGAIASLSVMVSSYCMVILELKGYYAIIICLLMGAMIGLINGLLIVKLKIPDLLTTLGMMFLVQGLQLIPSAGRSIGNGMSLPNGETAKGVFDEGFKFLGQGRLFDIIPIPVAFMFIIAVIVFIVLSLTRYGRIFYAIGGNSEAARLVGVNIYKYRILAYIISGFVASFAGIVLAARVGRGDVSSGGTLLMDAIASALIGYAVLGAQKPNPFGTIVGAIFIGMLINGLTMLNVPYYTQDFIKGCVLVTALAFTFGLSKRKS, via the coding sequence ATGAATAAAAAAACTTTAACGCATTTTTCAATAAGATACGGATTTTTAATAATAATGGTTTTATTGTTTATATTTTTTTCGATAACAAGACCCGTATTCCTTACGCCTTCAAATTTATTATCAATACTTCTTGGTTTAACGATATACGCCATACTTGCGCTTGGAGAGACTTTTCCTTTAATTGTAAACGGAATGGATTTGTCTATTGGAGCTATCGCTTCGCTTTCGGTAATGGTTTCGTCATATTGTATGGTAATATTGGAATTAAAAGGATATTATGCAATTATTATATGTTTGCTTATGGGAGCTATGATAGGTTTGATAAACGGATTATTGATTGTTAAATTAAAAATACCCGATTTATTAACCACTTTAGGAATGATGTTTTTAGTTCAAGGTTTGCAACTCATTCCTTCCGCGGGTAGGTCCATAGGAAACGGAATGAGCTTGCCAAATGGAGAGACGGCTAAAGGAGTATTTGACGAAGGATTTAAATTTTTAGGACAGGGTAGATTATTTGATATTATTCCTATTCCCGTAGCGTTTATGTTTATAATAGCGGTAATAGTTTTTATAGTTTTATCTTTAACAAGATACGGAAGAATATTTTACGCTATAGGAGGAAACAGCGAAGCGGCGAGACTTGTAGGAGTAAATATTTATAAATATAGAATACTTGCTTATATAATATCTGGATTTGTAGCTAGTTTTGCTGGTATAGTCCTTGCAGCAAGAGTGGGAAGAGGTGATGTTTCTTCAGGTGGAACTTTATTAATGGACGCTATAGCTTCCGCTCTTATTGGTTATGCCGTTTTGGGAGCGCAAAAACCAAATCCTTTCGGCACTATAGTCGGAGCAATATTTATAGGAATGCTTATAAACGGACTTACAATGCTTAATGTTCCTTATTATACTCAAGATTTTATTAAAGGTTGCGTTTTAGTAACCGCTTTAGCTTTTACCTTTGGGCTTTCAAAAAGAAAATCATAA
- a CDS encoding FAD:protein FMN transferase, whose product MRKKIYSFIPIIAVALIIIFSLYKNKEDYIKKTIIISDTILNITADTTEKKFNQIINSITNEINRMDNIINPYNQKSEIAIINKKSLQGIKEIEISKEIAHIFETGLKYSKINSSFDITVRPLIELWGFGIKENQTVPKQFEIDKALKNVDYSKLNIITNENKILLKLEKKLTFDFGAYGKGYIITKLIEIFEKQNIKNYLIDYGGDTYANGVNKKGSDWIIAIRNPRNDANGFLALIKSTNSAILTSGDYERYFTENGTNYHHLIDAKTGYPAYNSISATIVHTNSEEADALSTIAFLMGTNFFTNENFKYKEAYIVSPNGELFTITNENF is encoded by the coding sequence ATGAGAAAAAAAATTTATTCGTTTATTCCAATTATCGCCGTAGCTTTAATTATAATTTTTTCTTTATATAAAAACAAAGAAGATTATATAAAAAAAACTATAATAATAAGCGACACGATATTAAATATAACGGCGGATACTACAGAAAAAAAATTTAATCAAATTATAAATTCTATAACAAATGAAATTAACAGAATGGACAATATAATAAATCCTTATAATCAAAAAAGCGAAATTGCAATAATAAATAAAAAAAGTTTGCAGGGAATTAAAGAGATTGAAATATCGAAAGAAATCGCTCATATTTTTGAAACGGGATTAAAATATTCTAAAATTAATTCTTCTTTTGATATAACAGTTCGTCCTTTAATAGAACTTTGGGGATTTGGAATAAAAGAAAATCAAACTGTCCCTAAACAATTTGAAATTGATAAAGCTTTAAAAAATGTCGATTATTCAAAATTAAATATAATAACCAATGAGAATAAAATATTATTAAAGCTTGAAAAAAAATTAACTTTCGATTTTGGCGCTTACGGAAAAGGATATATTATAACAAAATTAATTGAAATTTTTGAAAAACAAAATATAAAAAATTATTTAATCGATTATGGCGGAGACACTTATGCAAACGGAGTAAATAAAAAAGGTTCGGATTGGATAATAGCGATAAGAAATCCGAGAAACGATGCCAACGGTTTTTTGGCTTTAATAAAATCAACGAATTCGGCGATATTAACGAGCGGAGATTATGAAAGATATTTTACTGAAAACGGAACAAATTACCATCATTTAATAGACGCTAAAACGGGCTATCCTGCATATAATTCAATTTCGGCTACGATAGTTCATACAAATTCTGAAGAAGCCGATGCATTATCGACTATTGCATTTTTAATGGGAACGAATTTTTTTACAAATGAAAATTTTAAATATAAAGAAGCTTATATAGTATCGCCAAACGGTGAATTATTTACAATCACTAATGAAAATTTTTAA
- a CDS encoding PepSY-like domain-containing protein, protein MQKFKLVSKKMICVLVVLTVITSASLFADWYIPLDQVPAVVLNTARQTYPQAQVWAVKMEYYNVYEVKMSNMMELYIDVNGNLLGQDFDD, encoded by the coding sequence ATGCAAAAATTTAAATTAGTATCAAAAAAAATGATATGCGTTTTAGTAGTTCTAACGGTTATAACTTCGGCTTCATTATTTGCCGATTGGTATATTCCGTTAGACCAAGTGCCAGCTGTCGTTCTTAATACGGCAAGACAAACCTATCCGCAAGCTCAAGTATGGGCTGTAAAGATGGAATACTATAATGTCTATGAAGTAAAAATGTCTAATATGATGGAGCTTTATATAGATGTTAATGGTAATCTTTTAGGACAAGATTTTGACGATTAA
- a CDS encoding PepSY-like domain-containing protein — translation MKRLICVLAILTVITSASLFADWYIPLDQVPAAVKATAKKTCPEAEVWMVEMEAYNVYEVKMSNFMELYIDINGNLLYQKWDD, via the coding sequence ATGAAAAGATTAATTTGTGTTTTGGCGATTCTAACGGTTATAACTTCGGCTTCATTGTTTGCCGATTGGTATATACCTTTAGACCAAGTGCCAGCGGCTGTAAAGGCTACCGCTAAAAAGACTTGTCCAGAAGCGGAAGTATGGATGGTTGAAATGGAAGCCTATAATGTCTATGAAGTAAAAATGAGCAATTTCATGGAACTTTATATTGATATTAACGGTAATCTATTATATCAAAAATGGGACGATTAA
- a CDS encoding PepSY-like domain-containing protein, which yields MKRLICVLAILTVIGSASLFADWYIPLDQVPAAVIATAKRTYPQAEIWMVEMEHYNVYEVKMSNFMELYIDINGNLLYQKWDD from the coding sequence ATGAAAAGATTAATTTGTGTTTTGGCGATTCTAACGGTTATCGGCTCGGCTTCATTGTTTGCCGATTGGTATATACCTTTAGACCAAGTGCCAGCCGCGGTAATAGCTACGGCTAAAAGAACCTATCCGCAAGCTGAAATATGGATGGTTGAAATGGAACACTATAATGTCTATGAAGTAAAAATGAGTAATTTCATGGAACTTTATATTGATATTAACGGTAATCTATTATATCAAAAATGGGACGATTAA
- a CDS encoding PepSY-like domain-containing protein: ADWYIPLDQVPAAVIATAKRTYPQAEIWMVEMEHYNVYEVKMSNFMELYIDINGNLLYQKWDD, translated from the coding sequence TTGCCGATTGGTATATACCTTTAGACCAAGTGCCAGCCGCGGTAATAGCTACGGCTAAAAGAACCTATCCGCAAGCTGAAATATGGATGGTTGAAATGGAACACTATAATGTCTATGAAGTAAAAATGAGCAATTTCATGGAACTTTATATTGATATTAACGGTAATCTATTATATCAAAAATGGGACGATTAA
- a CDS encoding PepSY-like domain-containing protein — MKIKKLLIISLILGLSSSMVFADWIVPVTALPQKSRAFINSTFPGVQIWKVERDGGKFEVKLSNGVDIDFYMNGDWKDIDGEWVTIPFSVLPASVANTVKQTYPQAAIIKVEKEWGNYKIKLNNFMELYITASGQLVGQKFDD; from the coding sequence ATGAAAATAAAAAAATTATTAATCATAAGTTTAATATTAGGTTTAAGTTCGAGTATGGTTTTTGCCGATTGGATAGTTCCAGTTACGGCATTGCCTCAAAAATCGAGAGCTTTTATAAACTCAACTTTTCCAGGAGTTCAAATTTGGAAAGTTGAAAGAGACGGCGGAAAATTTGAAGTTAAACTTTCAAACGGCGTTGATATAGATTTCTATATGAATGGCGATTGGAAAGATATTGACGGAGAATGGGTTACAATTCCTTTTAGCGTTTTGCCAGCCTCAGTCGCTAACACGGTAAAACAAACCTATCCGCAAGCTGCGATTATAAAGGTTGAAAAAGAATGGGGAAACTATAAAATTAAACTTAATAATTTTATGGAACTATATATAACCGCAAGCGGACAGCTTGTTGGACAAAAATTTGACGATTAA
- a CDS encoding ankyrin repeat domain-containing protein, with the protein MKVKILIISLLILLLIACSEKSNMKGNSQNSTNDIQNNIEAEEENTTMFFYISKDDYINVRESPKGKILFKINGHGGEIYYWQFLGKEENWYKLKYYDYDNKDYKYNDKEVYIYDSEITTNKTFNYNNLNSEEERFIKAVENNDIQTVEELLKNKKIEINKSIYNHNQKETEYYFYSSESKEYVALAIAVNNGNYKMVQILVENKANINIVCKEEEGDDLFYYTEYTPFARAVRLGHYDIAKYLAENGADVNSTENTDSDGDGGTYIYQPLIMVLENGDYEFAKFLLSKGANVDCIMVEDYDGAADEYYTALIRAAKIGNYDMAKFLIDNGANINASRKIDGADTGETALDLAETEKIKELLRKAIK; encoded by the coding sequence ATGAAAGTAAAAATATTAATTATAAGTTTATTAATTTTATTGTTAATTGCCTGTTCGGAAAAATCGAATATGAAAGGAAATTCTCAAAACTCTACAAACGATATTCAAAATAATATTGAAGCGGAAGAAGAAAATACTACAATGTTTTTCTATATAAGCAAAGACGATTATATAAATGTAAGAGAAAGTCCAAAAGGAAAAATACTTTTTAAAATAAACGGACATGGAGGAGAAATTTATTATTGGCAATTTTTAGGGAAGGAAGAAAATTGGTATAAATTAAAATATTACGATTATGATAATAAAGATTATAAATATAACGACAAAGAAGTTTATATATACGATAGCGAAATAACGACAAATAAAACCTTTAATTATAATAATTTAAATTCGGAAGAAGAAAGATTTATAAAAGCCGTTGAAAATAACGATATTCAAACCGTTGAAGAATTATTAAAAAACAAAAAAATTGAGATTAATAAATCTATATATAATCATAATCAAAAAGAAACCGAATACTATTTTTATTCGTCGGAAAGCAAAGAATATGTCGCATTAGCTATTGCCGTGAATAACGGAAACTATAAAATGGTTCAAATTCTTGTAGAAAATAAAGCAAATATTAATATAGTATGCAAGGAGGAAGAAGGAGACGATTTATTTTATTATACCGAATATACTCCTTTTGCGAGAGCCGTTCGATTAGGACATTACGACATTGCAAAATATCTTGCAGAAAATGGAGCGGATGTAAATTCAACGGAAAATACGGATAGCGATGGAGATGGAGGAACTTATATTTATCAACCTTTAATAATGGTTTTGGAAAATGGAGATTATGAGTTTGCCAAATTCCTTTTAAGCAAAGGAGCGAATGTAGACTGTATAATGGTAGAAGATTATGATGGAGCGGCGGATGAATACTATACGGCTTTAATAAGAGCGGCAAAAATAGGAAATTACGATATGGCTAAATTTTTAATAGATAACGGAGCGAATATAAACGCATCAAGAAAAATTGACGGAGCGGATACAGGGGAAACGGCTTTAGATTTGGCGGAAACAGAAAAGATAAAAGAATTATTAAGAAAAGCTATTAAATAA
- a CDS encoding TfoX/Sxy family protein yields MPTSKEYRDLILDKLDLLENISYKSMMGEYLLYYNQILFGGIYDNRLLIKIAETNKDYNLEEAIPYKNAKPMYFIKDIENKKFLKEIIIDTCKSLKSNNKKKKKKKYLE; encoded by the coding sequence ATGCCGACTTCAAAAGAATACAGAGATTTAATTTTAGATAAATTGGATTTGCTTGAAAATATAAGTTATAAATCAATGATGGGAGAATATTTGCTTTATTATAATCAAATTTTATTTGGCGGAATTTACGATAATAGACTTCTTATAAAAATTGCGGAAACTAATAAAGATTATAATTTAGAAGAAGCTATTCCTTATAAAAATGCAAAACCAATGTATTTTATAAAAGATATTGAAAATAAAAAATTTTTAAAAGAGATTATAATTGATACTTGTAAAAGTCTTAAAAGTAATAATAAAAAGAAAAAGAAGAAAAAATATTTGGAGTAG
- a CDS encoding YbaK/EbsC family protein, with the protein MSLTRAKEYLKKFELDDKVMEFPVSSATVEEAAKALNSEEKEIAKTLSFLIDDKPILIVVAGDCKIDNSKYKAEFSTKAKMIPFEKVEELIGHAVGGVCPFGVNDNVDIYLDESLKRLKIVYPACGSSNSAIKLAVDELEKIVNNKKWINVCKYTEN; encoded by the coding sequence ATGTCATTAACAAGAGCGAAAGAATATTTAAAAAAATTTGAGCTTGACGATAAAGTTATGGAATTTCCCGTTTCATCGGCAACGGTTGAAGAAGCTGCAAAAGCGTTAAACTCTGAAGAAAAAGAAATTGCAAAAACTCTCTCTTTTCTTATAGACGATAAACCAATATTAATAGTAGTTGCGGGAGATTGCAAAATAGACAATAGCAAATATAAAGCGGAATTTTCTACAAAAGCGAAAATGATTCCTTTTGAGAAAGTGGAAGAATTAATCGGGCATGCGGTTGGCGGAGTTTGTCCTTTCGGAGTAAACGATAATGTCGATATTTATTTAGACGAATCTTTAAAAAGACTTAAAATTGTTTATCCAGCTTGCGGAAGTTCAAATAGCGCAATAAAATTAGCGGTGGACGAGCTTGAAAAAATAGTTAATAATAAAAAATGGATTAATGTTTGTAAATATACGGAAAATTAA
- a CDS encoding outer membrane beta-barrel protein, whose protein sequence is MKTFKKLFLVVAMSMVFVVSAFAESSFELILNGKAGLSIGVPPKLLKDNAGAKGELGLDAGVSAQFGRLHRFSNGFGISMLAEIGYSRDTFANSVDASSLGLAGGGRASFSYRFDSLQIGLLPKFNFGKFAIGIGGGIKIPLGGGKETVQIDSEKESIKLSRSDIKNLINPMIIGYVKGTLGYSIFLTESFAFNIGLYLEYDIMKARLIPIGDKKEFYGSFDIGLELGLRFGRKA, encoded by the coding sequence ATGAAAACTTTTAAAAAACTATTTTTAGTAGTTGCAATGTCTATGGTATTTGTTGTATCGGCATTTGCAGAGAGCAGTTTTGAGCTTATACTCAACGGGAAAGCGGGATTAAGTATTGGAGTTCCGCCAAAGCTTCTTAAAGATAACGCTGGAGCAAAAGGCGAATTAGGACTTGACGCTGGAGTTTCCGCTCAATTCGGACGACTTCATCGATTTTCAAACGGCTTTGGAATAAGCATGTTGGCTGAAATAGGATATTCTCGCGATACTTTTGCCAATTCCGTAGATGCAAGTTCTTTAGGGCTTGCTGGCGGAGGAAGAGCTTCTTTCTCATACAGATTCGACAGTTTGCAAATCGGTTTATTGCCTAAATTCAATTTTGGAAAATTTGCAATCGGAATTGGCGGTGGAATTAAAATTCCTCTTGGAGGCGGAAAAGAAACAGTTCAAATTGATAGCGAAAAAGAATCTATAAAATTGAGCAGAAGCGATATAAAAAATTTAATTAATCCAATGATTATAGGCTATGTTAAAGGAACTTTAGGTTATTCAATATTTTTAACCGAAAGTTTTGCTTTTAATATCGGCTTATATTTGGAATACGATATTATGAAAGCTCGACTTATACCAATAGGCGACAAAAAAGAATTTTACGGAAGTTTTGATATAGGTTTAGAATTAGGACTTAGATTTGGAAGAAAAGCTTAA
- a CDS encoding N-acetylneuraminate synthase family protein, producing the protein MSSIKLKNLINKKKFFVIAEAGCNHEGDFEVALKMVREAAKSGADAIKFQSFTLNNLFAVKEYIKELKLPENALDGINDIVFKKEWYKPLIEEAKKNNIIFISTPFSIESVLEMEENNIEIYKIASCDIDNIPLLNAIAKTKKPVIMSTGLALNKDINNALKILKNNEVALLHCSVEYPTPIKNARLNRISIMNKLFKKNIIGYSDHTIGIEAPIIAFTLGAKIIEKHFTITPEKKSGDHIISLDAKSMSDLINSLNNTVALLGGEKALSKERILSKQEKKELIYAKRGLYLNHSMLKNEILKEKDLIALRPCIGIPAKDYNKVVGKKLKIDKKSFTALSFEELTK; encoded by the coding sequence ATGAGTTCTATAAAATTAAAAAATCTTATAAATAAAAAGAAATTCTTTGTAATAGCAGAAGCGGGATGCAATCATGAAGGCGATTTTGAAGTAGCGTTAAAAATGGTTAGAGAAGCCGCTAAATCGGGAGCGGATGCTATTAAATTTCAAAGTTTTACTCTTAATAATTTATTTGCCGTAAAGGAGTATATCAAAGAATTAAAACTTCCCGAAAACGCTCTTGATGGAATAAACGATATAGTATTTAAAAAAGAATGGTATAAACCTTTAATAGAAGAAGCGAAAAAAAACAATATAATTTTTATAAGCACGCCTTTTTCAATAGAATCTGTTTTAGAAATGGAAGAAAATAATATTGAAATTTATAAAATAGCGTCTTGCGATATTGATAATATTCCATTATTAAATGCAATAGCTAAAACAAAAAAACCAGTTATAATGTCTACGGGGCTCGCTTTAAATAAAGATATAAATAACGCTTTAAAAATATTGAAAAATAATGAAGTCGCTCTTTTGCATTGTTCGGTTGAATATCCTACTCCGATTAAAAATGCAAGATTAAATAGAATATCTATTATGAATAAATTATTTAAAAAAAATATAATAGGCTATTCGGACCATACTATAGGAATTGAAGCGCCAATAATAGCGTTTACTTTAGGGGCAAAAATAATAGAAAAACATTTTACAATAACTCCCGAAAAAAAATCAGGAGACCATATAATAAGTTTGGATGCAAAATCAATGAGCGATTTAATCAATTCTCTTAATAATACTGTCGCTTTGCTTGGAGGAGAAAAGGCTTTATCGAAAGAAAGAATATTAAGCAAGCAAGAAAAAAAAGAACTTATATATGCAAAAAGAGGTTTATATTTAAATCATAGCATGCTTAAAAATGAAATTTTAAAAGAAAAAGATTTAATAGCTTTGAGACCTTGCATTGGAATACCTGCTAAAGATTATAATAAAGTTGTAGGAAAAAAATTAAAAATAGATAAAAAATCTTTTACCGCTTTAAGTTTTGAAGAATTGACAAAATAA
- the fabG gene encoding 3-oxoacyl-[acyl-carrier-protein] reductase: MDLNLKGKTALITGASRGIGKKIAETLAKEGANIVITATNIEKASTVADELKKQYNIETMALKHNVKLSESCKEIVDKTVEKFKSIDILVNNAGIARDMLVIQMDDNAWNEVIETNLSGAFYTSREAAKYMLKARSGKIINISSVIGKMGNAGQTNYAAAKAGIIGITKSMAKEFASRKICVNAIAPGFIQTDMTGVLPEDTVKNIMNITPLKRLGNAEDVANLVAFLSSDLSAYITGEVIAVDGGMSM, from the coding sequence ATGGATTTAAATCTTAAAGGAAAAACCGCTTTAATAACGGGAGCGAGTAGAGGAATAGGAAAAAAAATAGCGGAAACTTTGGCAAAAGAAGGCGCTAATATAGTTATAACCGCTACGAATATTGAAAAAGCTTCAACCGTTGCGGATGAGTTAAAAAAACAATATAATATTGAAACTATGGCTTTAAAGCATAATGTTAAATTAAGCGAATCATGTAAAGAAATAGTCGATAAAACTGTAGAGAAATTTAAATCTATAGATATATTAGTAAATAACGCGGGAATAGCGAGAGATATGCTTGTTATTCAAATGGATGATAACGCTTGGAACGAAGTAATCGAAACTAATCTTTCGGGAGCTTTTTATACTTCAAGAGAGGCGGCAAAATATATGCTAAAGGCAAGAAGCGGAAAGATAATAAATATATCGAGCGTTATAGGAAAAATGGGAAATGCGGGACAAACAAATTACGCCGCTGCAAAAGCGGGAATAATTGGAATAACAAAATCTATGGCTAAAGAATTTGCATCGCGTAAAATATGCGTTAATGCTATAGCGCCTGGATTTATTCAAACCGATATGACGGGAGTTTTGCCCGAAGATACGGTTAAAAATATAATGAATATCACGCCGTTAAAGAGATTGGGAAATGCGGAAGATGTCGCTAATTTGGTAGCTTTTCTTTCGTCAGATTTGAGCGCTTATATAACGGGAGAGGTTATAGCGGTAGACGGCGGAATGTCTATGTGA
- the acpP gene encoding acyl carrier protein has product MALIDEIKDVVASQLNIADKSKITDTASFVDDLNADSLDLVELIMELEKRYDIKIPQEDQEKIKNVADAAKYIEDHKK; this is encoded by the coding sequence ATGGCATTAATCGATGAAATTAAGGATGTTGTGGCGAGTCAATTAAACATCGCCGACAAAAGCAAAATTACGGATACGGCTTCTTTTGTAGACGATTTGAATGCAGATTCTTTGGATTTGGTGGAATTAATCATGGAGTTGGAAAAACGATACGATATTAAAATTCCTCAAGAAGACCAAGAGAAGATTAAAAATGTAGCCGATGCCGCTAAATATATCGAAGACCATAAAAAGTAA